A part of Magnetospirillum sp. ME-1 genomic DNA contains:
- the dsrO gene encoding sulfate reduction electron transfer complex DsrMKJOP subunit DsrO, giving the protein MTELSRRQVILASGAVLIAAPVQARAPGEPASARSRWGLLIDTGKCSAECNVCVETCKAEMGLSGHDRPLTDAQYLRKVNVRDPATGAAHSVPVMCQHCAKPACVDVCPTGASMKRADGIVLVDRHICIGCRYCMMACPYKARSFAHEDQTGQQPYLPRGKGTVEGCTLCVHRIDEGRPPACVEACAAKARGAMLFGDLNDPKSDIAQRVAREATSRIRADLGLEPAIRYQGI; this is encoded by the coding sequence ATGACCGAGCTGTCCCGCCGTCAGGTGATCCTCGCCTCGGGCGCGGTGCTGATTGCCGCCCCCGTTCAGGCACGCGCCCCCGGCGAGCCGGCTTCGGCGCGGAGCCGCTGGGGTCTGCTGATCGACACCGGTAAATGCAGCGCCGAATGCAATGTCTGCGTCGAGACCTGCAAGGCCGAGATGGGCCTTTCCGGCCACGACCGGCCGCTCACCGACGCCCAGTACCTGCGCAAGGTCAACGTGCGCGATCCCGCCACCGGGGCGGCCCATTCGGTGCCGGTGATGTGCCAGCACTGCGCCAAGCCGGCTTGCGTCGACGTCTGCCCCACCGGCGCCTCCATGAAACGGGCCGACGGCATCGTGCTGGTGGACCGCCACATCTGCATCGGCTGCCGCTACTGCATGATGGCCTGCCCCTACAAGGCCCGCTCCTTCGCCCACGAGGACCAGACGGGGCAGCAGCCATACCTTCCGCGCGGCAAGGGCACGGTGGAGGGCTGCACGCTGTGCGTCCACCGCATCGATGAGGGACGCCCGCCGGCCTGCGTCGAAGCCTGTGCGGCAAAGGCCAGGGGCGCCATGCTGTTCGGCGATCTCAACGATCCGAAATCGGACATCGCGCAACGGGTGGCGCGCGAGGCCACCAGCCGCATCCGCGCCGATCTGGGGCTGGAGCCCGCCATCCGCTACCAGGGGATCTGA
- a CDS encoding cytochrome c3 family protein yields the protein MGGRLLVLFLLLFTLPAFAADLPHWPKAKGEACIASNEVMRRDHPDMLKHQRDDTMRLGIRGAKASLKACVECHAATDSAGKMVPVSDPGQFCQSCHAYVAVRPDCFECHATTPKSPVREASR from the coding sequence GTGGGGGGCCGCCTGCTCGTCCTGTTCCTCCTCCTGTTCACCCTTCCCGCCTTCGCCGCCGACCTGCCCCACTGGCCCAAGGCCAAGGGCGAGGCCTGCATCGCTTCCAACGAGGTGATGCGGCGCGATCACCCGGACATGCTGAAGCATCAGCGCGACGACACAATGCGGCTCGGCATCCGGGGCGCCAAGGCGTCGCTGAAGGCCTGCGTCGAGTGCCACGCCGCCACCGATTCGGCGGGCAAAATGGTGCCGGTCAGCGATCCCGGCCAATTCTGCCAGTCCTGCCATGCTTACGTGGCGGTCAGGCCCGATTGCTTCGAATGCCACGCCACCACGCCCAAATCCCCGGTCAGGGAGGCGTCGCGATGA
- the nrfD gene encoding NrfD/PsrC family molybdoenzyme membrane anchor subunit, with the protein MSSSNAAYTQVRPYTRGWLALMAGFGAVIIVALGAVWHMEHQGHWVTGMTNQVVWGMPHVFAVFLIVAASGALNVASMGSVFGREDYQKLGRLSALLAVALLAGGLAVLVLDLGRPDRLAVAMTHFNFKSIFAWNVILYSGFMAVVGVYLWTMMDWRAGRFYKPAALVAFGWRLVLTTGTGCIFGFLAAREAYGAAVMAPLFIAMSFAYGLAVFILVLSVSFKMTRRPLGGDLSARLLRLLGLFVAANLYFTALLHVTQLYFAGRGGVEAFILWNGGIHTTLFWVGQVGLGGILPLVIAYGGCGHAVRKRAMMASILVVLGGLAQVWVIVIGGQAWPLDLFPGMEVSSTFADGHVHAYAPSAWEVMLGLGGVAVALVIATIGMTALGLLPSGLETATESRGCNN; encoded by the coding sequence ATGAGCAGCAGCAACGCCGCCTACACCCAGGTGCGCCCCTATACGCGGGGCTGGCTGGCCCTGATGGCCGGTTTCGGCGCGGTGATCATTGTGGCGCTGGGCGCCGTCTGGCACATGGAGCACCAGGGCCACTGGGTCACCGGCATGACCAACCAGGTGGTGTGGGGCATGCCCCACGTCTTCGCCGTGTTCCTGATCGTCGCGGCGTCCGGCGCGCTCAACGTCGCCTCCATGGGCTCGGTGTTCGGGCGCGAGGACTACCAGAAGCTGGGCCGTCTGTCGGCCCTGCTGGCGGTGGCGCTGCTGGCCGGGGGACTGGCCGTTCTGGTCCTCGATCTCGGGCGGCCCGACCGTCTGGCGGTCGCCATGACCCACTTCAATTTCAAGTCCATCTTCGCCTGGAACGTCATCCTCTATTCCGGCTTCATGGCGGTGGTGGGCGTCTATCTGTGGACCATGATGGACTGGCGGGCCGGGCGCTTCTACAAGCCCGCCGCCCTGGTCGCCTTCGGCTGGCGGCTGGTCCTGACCACCGGCACCGGCTGCATCTTCGGCTTCCTGGCGGCGCGGGAAGCCTATGGCGCGGCGGTGATGGCGCCGCTGTTCATCGCCATGTCCTTCGCCTACGGCCTGGCGGTGTTCATCCTGGTCCTGTCGGTGTCGTTCAAGATGACCCGGCGCCCGCTGGGCGGCGATCTGTCCGCCCGGCTGCTGCGCCTCCTGGGCCTGTTCGTCGCCGCCAATCTCTATTTCACCGCGCTGCTTCACGTCACCCAACTGTATTTCGCCGGGCGCGGCGGGGTGGAGGCCTTCATCCTGTGGAACGGCGGCATCCACACCACCCTGTTCTGGGTGGGTCAGGTGGGCCTGGGCGGCATCCTGCCCCTGGTCATCGCCTATGGCGGCTGCGGCCATGCGGTGCGCAAGCGGGCCATGATGGCCTCGATCCTGGTGGTGCTGGGCGGGCTGGCCCAGGTCTGGGTGATCGTTATCGGCGGTCAGGCCTGGCCGCTGGACCTGTTCCCCGGCATGGAGGTCTCGTCCACCTTCGCCGATGGCCATGTCCACGCCTATGCCCCCAGCGCCTGGGAGGTGATGCTGGGCCTGGGCGGCGTGGCCGTCGCGCTGGTCATCGCCACCATCGGCATGACGGCTCTCGGCCTGCTGCCGTCCGGGCTGGAGACCGCAACCGAATCGCGCGGATGCAACAACTAA